Proteins from a single region of Bdellovibrio svalbardensis:
- the rplS gene encoding 50S ribosomal protein L19 yields the protein MAKAAKKTTTVKKEVKETNLVRRVSIKPANTNIQSFDSGDTVNVFVKVKEGEKERVQLYKGIVTKIQGSGAAKSFTVRKMSAGVGVERTFPFNSPALDKVELVNVGKVRRSKLYFLRKLSGKAAKIESELVAQTKA from the coding sequence ATGGCTAAAGCTGCAAAAAAAACTACGACTGTTAAAAAAGAAGTTAAAGAAACTAATCTTGTTCGTCGCGTGAGCATTAAACCTGCTAACACAAACATTCAATCTTTCGACTCTGGCGATACAGTAAACGTATTCGTTAAAGTAAAAGAAGGCGAAAAAGAACGCGTTCAGCTTTACAAAGGTATCGTAACTAAGATCCAAGGATCTGGCGCAGCGAAATCTTTCACAGTTCGCAAAATGTCTGCAGGTGTAGGCGTTGAAAGAACTTTCCCGTTCAACTCACCAGCTCTTGATAAAGTTGAACTAGTAAACGTAGGTAAAGTACGTCGTTCTAAACTTTATTTCTTGCGTAAACTTTCTGGTAAAGCTGCTAAAATCGAATCTGAATTGGTAGCTCAAACTAAAGCTTAG
- a CDS encoding ribonuclease HII: protein MWREFSPSPIIGVDEVGRGCLAGPVYAAAVIFKSDELIDLVTDSKLISEERREELAELICKAHHVGIGHATVEEIDELNILQASLLAMKRAIEALGVKGGHVLVDGNQKIPNLQGYEQTTIIKGDLRAAPISAASIVAKVTRDRLMKELGVQYPVYGFEAHKGYSTPIHKNSIAEHGPCIVHRKSFAGVKEHLG, encoded by the coding sequence ATGTGGCGTGAGTTTTCTCCCTCCCCAATTATTGGAGTTGATGAAGTCGGACGCGGTTGTCTTGCGGGGCCGGTCTATGCGGCGGCTGTTATTTTTAAATCAGATGAGCTGATTGATCTGGTCACGGACTCTAAGCTGATATCCGAAGAACGTCGTGAGGAATTGGCGGAACTAATTTGTAAAGCGCACCACGTGGGTATCGGTCATGCAACAGTTGAGGAAATTGATGAACTCAATATTCTTCAAGCTTCCTTGCTCGCTATGAAGCGAGCGATCGAAGCCTTGGGAGTAAAGGGTGGCCATGTTCTTGTTGATGGAAATCAAAAGATTCCAAATCTTCAAGGTTATGAGCAAACCACAATCATCAAAGGGGATTTGCGAGCAGCACCTATTTCAGCGGCATCTATTGTTGCTAAGGTGACCCGTGATCGCTTGATGAAAGAGTTGGGAGTGCAATATCCTGTCTATGGTTTCGAAGCGCACAAAGGGTACTCAACGCCCATCCATAAGAACTCCATCGCAGAACACGGTCCCTGCATCGTGCATCGCAAGTCCTTCGCCGGAGTTAAAGAACACCTCGGCTAA
- a CDS encoding YraN family protein: MYWAHFRGLESEKAVIHFYSKKKFKLLKQRLKTPFAEIDLLFRSPEGHLLMVEVKSANQSCFYSARISKRQMQRLGRAASFLAARFNCLVEYHWAFVDQNYSVTVVEDVSL, translated from the coding sequence ATGTATTGGGCCCACTTTCGTGGGCTCGAATCTGAAAAAGCAGTCATTCACTTCTATTCCAAGAAAAAATTTAAACTACTAAAGCAAAGGTTGAAAACGCCTTTTGCGGAAATTGATTTGTTGTTTCGCTCCCCTGAAGGACATCTTTTGATGGTGGAGGTGAAATCAGCCAATCAATCTTGTTTCTATTCTGCACGGATTTCAAAACGACAAATGCAGCGCCTGGGTCGAGCGGCAAGCTTTCTTGCGGCTCGTTTTAACTGTTTGGTTGAGTATCACTGGGCTTTTGTTGATCAGAACTACAGTGTGACAGTAGTCGAAGATGTTTCTCTTTGA
- a CDS encoding LPS-assembly protein LptD: MLQRWFIKVLFLFSLLSLATSLTYAQEQQPAAKIQGILMNADEMFRDSVNETIEMSGNIQIVYQGQHIKADKARVLLRTKRAELFGNVEIVDTKTSIKGDQIFLDYETNTGIIYNGFVQSGLVRFSGDRLEKIGDSEFLVSSADYTACTNCPSTWSFSGTSVRAEMGGYAYIKNAILRISDVPVFWFPYLVVPLKSDRQSGLLTPGFEQSDTGGFTLMQPYFWAISRSSDATITAKNYERRGLKGMLEYRYMLNDESSGTLNTAVLNDKAFGEDPRLNAFRSGSAVGAPLERWFVRYQHYYAMPDDVVARAQVNLASDLQYPKDFPFETDNYGDSAMENRISVTKNTKDTHASIDASYYVNMLQSDPRANNDDAVHRAPELRYSSTQKNIGETNFIYFWDLNYVNFSRAGNSYDDMAYTADGKTKYVKNDCNLPNWSDNPSCHRTYDGSYDSSIDLIRTGQRLDFRPALYYPFQISDGFDIVPILNYRETHYNFNVGEEQSYVRRYLRTSITSRMIFSGIYGDLITPKSTRYKHEVIPEVVYTNTPWIQQKDHPFFGTGPLNEAPYSSRDGISDGDLTSPYGLQFDYQDRIYDRNLVTFGLTNKITRKEWVGDRPEYQQIASLKLLQSYDVSQQDRSNSTREPWSDLMTILDVRLKNFQTYSIFDYFPYQGVTNISSRVRVMNDMGQFGQVGLTQQYKITPGQSVVQSSRTEDYTFAAGFVSPYINLMGQIVYDSNWQAAKFGKPVKSWAYIAQFKPPGDCWLVTLIQDQVTGGETNTRLNFEFTFDGNPKPPLQPEALDQFGF, translated from the coding sequence GTGCTTCAACGCTGGTTCATCAAGGTTCTATTCTTATTCTCATTGCTGTCGCTCGCGACATCGTTAACCTATGCGCAGGAACAACAGCCTGCGGCCAAAATTCAAGGCATCCTGATGAATGCTGACGAAATGTTCCGCGACTCGGTCAATGAGACCATTGAGATGAGCGGCAACATCCAAATCGTCTATCAAGGTCAACACATTAAGGCCGACAAAGCCCGTGTGCTTCTGCGCACAAAACGCGCAGAACTTTTCGGCAATGTCGAAATCGTCGATACTAAAACCTCGATCAAGGGTGATCAGATATTCTTAGACTACGAGACCAATACAGGAATTATCTACAATGGTTTCGTTCAATCTGGCTTGGTCCGTTTCAGTGGCGATCGTCTGGAAAAAATCGGAGATTCTGAATTTCTGGTGTCCTCCGCTGACTACACGGCCTGCACCAACTGCCCCTCGACCTGGAGTTTTTCCGGAACCAGTGTGCGCGCTGAGATGGGCGGTTACGCTTATATCAAAAACGCAATTTTAAGAATTAGCGATGTCCCCGTTTTCTGGTTCCCCTACTTAGTGGTCCCCCTCAAGAGCGATCGACAATCAGGACTTTTAACTCCAGGCTTTGAGCAATCTGACACTGGGGGATTCACCCTCATGCAACCTTACTTCTGGGCCATCTCAAGAAGCAGCGATGCGACCATCACCGCAAAGAACTATGAGCGCAGGGGTCTCAAGGGAATGCTCGAGTATCGCTATATGCTCAACGATGAAAGCAGCGGAACTTTAAATACTGCTGTCTTAAACGACAAAGCCTTTGGCGAAGACCCACGCCTCAATGCCTTTAGATCCGGAAGCGCTGTCGGCGCTCCTTTGGAACGATGGTTCGTCCGTTATCAACACTACTATGCGATGCCTGATGATGTTGTGGCCCGCGCGCAAGTCAATCTTGCCAGCGATCTCCAATACCCGAAGGACTTCCCCTTCGAAACGGATAACTATGGTGACTCTGCGATGGAAAATCGAATTTCCGTCACTAAGAACACCAAAGACACCCACGCCAGCATCGATGCTTCTTATTATGTAAACATGCTCCAATCAGATCCTCGGGCCAACAATGACGACGCCGTTCATCGCGCCCCTGAACTTCGTTATTCATCGACACAGAAAAATATCGGCGAAACAAATTTCATCTATTTTTGGGATTTGAATTATGTGAATTTCTCAAGAGCTGGAAATTCCTATGATGACATGGCCTACACCGCCGATGGAAAGACGAAGTACGTAAAAAATGACTGTAATCTTCCGAACTGGTCCGACAATCCTTCGTGCCATCGCACCTATGACGGCTCTTATGATTCAAGTATTGACTTAATTCGTACAGGCCAACGCCTTGATTTCCGACCTGCGCTTTATTACCCATTCCAAATCAGCGACGGCTTCGACATCGTCCCCATTTTAAATTACCGTGAGACACATTATAATTTCAATGTCGGCGAGGAACAAAGCTACGTTCGTCGTTATTTGCGCACCTCTATCACATCTCGAATGATTTTCAGTGGCATTTATGGTGACCTCATTACTCCAAAATCCACTCGCTACAAGCATGAGGTGATTCCTGAGGTTGTCTATACAAACACACCTTGGATTCAGCAGAAGGATCACCCCTTCTTCGGTACAGGTCCATTAAATGAAGCCCCTTACTCCTCTCGAGATGGCATCAGTGACGGGGACTTAACAAGTCCCTATGGATTGCAATTCGACTATCAAGATAGAATCTACGATCGCAATCTTGTCACCTTCGGACTCACCAATAAAATCACCCGAAAAGAATGGGTGGGAGATCGTCCCGAGTATCAACAAATTGCCTCTTTAAAGTTGCTACAATCCTACGACGTCTCTCAACAAGATCGCAGCAATAGCACACGTGAGCCTTGGTCAGACCTTATGACCATTCTTGATGTACGACTCAAGAACTTCCAGACGTATTCTATTTTCGATTACTTCCCCTACCAGGGCGTGACGAATATTTCTTCTCGTGTTCGAGTCATGAATGACATGGGGCAATTTGGACAGGTTGGCTTAACTCAGCAGTATAAGATCACTCCAGGCCAATCCGTTGTCCAGTCAAGCCGCACCGAAGACTATACTTTCGCAGCAGGTTTCGTTTCCCCTTATATCAACCTAATGGGACAGATTGTGTATGATTCCAACTGGCAAGCTGCCAAATTCGGTAAGCCCGTTAAGTCATGGGCCTATATCGCACAATTCAAACCACCTGGAGACTGCTGGCTCGTGACGCTCATTCAAGATCAAGTGACCGGTGGTGAGACGAACACTCGATTGAATTTTGAATTCACCTTCGATGGAAATCCAAAACCACCGCTTCAACCTGAAGCCTTGGATCAATTCGGATTCTAG
- a CDS encoding STAS domain-containing protein, producing MEVRILLDGDVAVVSLSGRIEIEKAQSFKTACLQNFKNKKIVFCMKNLNFVGSSGIQSFFGILNDLNAANKMNAKIAGLNPDFQRLFSFTECSNLEVHESVEGALQSFV from the coding sequence ATGGAAGTTAGAATCTTGCTCGACGGCGATGTCGCTGTTGTATCTTTGAGCGGTCGCATTGAAATTGAAAAAGCGCAATCCTTCAAAACAGCCTGCCTACAGAACTTCAAAAACAAAAAAATTGTCTTTTGCATGAAGAACCTCAATTTTGTAGGCTCGTCAGGCATTCAGTCTTTCTTTGGAATTCTCAATGACCTTAATGCTGCAAATAAAATGAACGCGAAAATCGCGGGTTTGAACCCGGATTTCCAGCGTCTTTTCAGTTTTACAGAATGTTCTAATTTGGAAGTCCACGAAAGCGTGGAAGGGGCCTTGCAGAGTTTTGTCTAA
- a CDS encoding coiled-coil domain-containing protein, protein MDTESFQSAKLGHLDFEKEHLTQAHQPVGNIPLPDELPKRADLSHLPKEILKSSTVENLISQNEDLMARLKVSLRRLSLLETENQRMSEETNKTRLAQSSITDQILVWKEKDNLWKQKFDQIEREKEIQAEKLRALQEKVQNMTADLVRHEKYHERIKTQVKPYITQLKEYSRTQDLKLQELESSHAHKEALLRDIRHQIIEVTKNSRYQIEASEKKAQEMISFYEEQIQSMSKELQVLHQAQEELEVKTMKLNASLERQDALENELVTLRRRKEDMKQALDKDIQRLQERQSELTRQNQKLGVEHADLQIRVVEDQETIQKLERDNRQYIEQLESLRYMWTAKNEENEKLKVAISALERLNLELSQKLNELRKDS, encoded by the coding sequence ATGGACACCGAATCATTCCAAAGCGCGAAATTAGGACATCTTGATTTTGAAAAAGAACATCTGACTCAGGCTCATCAGCCTGTGGGCAATATCCCATTGCCAGACGAGCTCCCAAAAAGAGCCGACCTCAGTCATTTGCCAAAGGAAATCTTGAAATCTTCAACTGTGGAAAATCTTATTTCACAGAACGAAGATCTTATGGCTCGATTGAAAGTTTCATTGCGCCGTCTATCCCTATTAGAAACTGAAAACCAAAGAATGAGCGAAGAGACCAACAAGACTCGCCTTGCTCAGTCGTCAATCACGGATCAAATCCTGGTTTGGAAAGAAAAAGACAACCTTTGGAAACAAAAGTTCGACCAAATCGAACGAGAAAAAGAAATCCAAGCGGAAAAATTGCGCGCGCTTCAGGAAAAAGTGCAAAATATGACCGCCGATCTGGTACGCCATGAAAAATACCATGAGCGCATCAAAACTCAGGTCAAACCTTATATCACGCAACTCAAAGAGTACTCTCGCACGCAAGATTTGAAACTTCAGGAACTTGAAAGCAGCCACGCTCACAAAGAAGCACTGCTGCGCGACATCCGCCATCAAATCATCGAAGTGACGAAAAACTCCCGTTATCAAATTGAAGCCTCCGAAAAGAAGGCTCAAGAGATGATTTCCTTCTATGAAGAACAAATTCAAAGCATGAGCAAAGAACTTCAAGTACTTCATCAAGCCCAGGAAGAGCTTGAAGTGAAGACTATGAAACTTAATGCATCACTTGAACGCCAAGATGCACTTGAAAACGAATTGGTGACTTTAAGAAGAAGAAAAGAGGACATGAAGCAAGCTCTGGACAAAGACATCCAGCGCCTGCAGGAACGTCAAAGTGAACTCACTCGCCAGAATCAAAAACTAGGCGTTGAACATGCTGATCTGCAAATTCGCGTGGTCGAAGATCAAGAGACTATTCAAAAGCTTGAGCGGGACAATCGCCAATATATTGAGCAGCTCGAGAGCCTTCGTTATATGTGGACAGCGAAGAACGAGGAAAATGAAAAACTCAAGGTCGCCATCTCTGCTTTAGAGAGACTAAACCTTGAGTTAAGTCAGAAATTAAATGAATTACGTAAAGACAGCTAA
- a CDS encoding vitamin K epoxide reductase/DsbA family protein encodes MTNTGNKNKFLLLALLSTLVAIGIHIYLTQHFYQVKFGLGEGGSVCNINEVLNCDAVTASRFSSFLGLPIALWGVATNLILLCFLGLTRYNLTQDRAKTSRYAFILSALTVIASVVMGTISLTAMKNLCIFCITAYFLSIVGFVTTWLGAEKVNLRNISDDIKDLFVTDRWALGYFIAVPVIAFLANLMYLESHGLSDIEKIANDKVIYWQSSPQQNFDLTTGLSLQAGNSEPIMTIVEFADFRCPHCKHAVPSLHAFTNSHPDVKLIFKPFPLDGTCNDAIKGGGDGISCGLAIAVMCAEQINKSGWKAHNYFFDNQMDIIQAQNLEKNLEAVSPVIGITKEDLKKCVEGPEVKAMVIKMANEGAAAQIQGTPTVFVNGRVLNGGQLLPVLDAAYKSLKK; translated from the coding sequence ATGACAAACACAGGCAACAAAAACAAATTTCTACTTCTCGCTCTTCTATCCACTCTTGTCGCCATCGGCATCCACATCTATCTTACACAGCACTTTTACCAAGTGAAATTTGGCCTCGGCGAAGGTGGCTCTGTCTGCAATATCAATGAAGTTCTAAACTGCGACGCTGTCACAGCCAGCCGATTTTCATCTTTCCTGGGGCTTCCCATCGCTCTTTGGGGCGTAGCAACGAACCTGATCCTTCTTTGCTTCCTGGGTCTCACTCGCTACAATCTCACCCAAGATCGCGCGAAGACATCTCGTTACGCATTCATCTTATCTGCATTGACGGTTATTGCCTCCGTGGTTATGGGGACTATCTCCCTAACAGCGATGAAGAACCTCTGCATCTTCTGTATTACAGCTTACTTCCTTTCTATCGTTGGCTTCGTAACAACCTGGCTTGGGGCGGAGAAGGTCAACCTCAGAAATATCAGTGACGACATCAAGGATCTTTTCGTAACGGACCGCTGGGCCCTTGGCTACTTCATCGCTGTCCCTGTCATTGCCTTTTTGGCAAATCTTATGTATCTCGAAAGCCACGGTTTGAGTGATATTGAAAAAATCGCTAATGACAAAGTCATCTACTGGCAATCATCGCCTCAGCAAAATTTCGACCTAACAACAGGACTTTCTTTGCAAGCCGGCAACAGCGAACCAATCATGACAATCGTTGAATTCGCTGACTTCAGATGCCCGCACTGTAAACATGCGGTTCCCAGCCTGCATGCTTTCACAAACAGCCACCCCGATGTTAAATTGATCTTCAAGCCATTCCCTCTTGATGGAACCTGCAATGACGCCATCAAAGGTGGCGGCGACGGGATTTCTTGCGGCCTGGCTATCGCAGTGATGTGCGCGGAGCAAATCAATAAATCTGGATGGAAAGCTCACAACTATTTCTTCGACAACCAAATGGACATCATTCAAGCGCAAAACTTAGAGAAAAATCTTGAAGCTGTTTCTCCGGTTATTGGAATCACTAAAGAGGACCTGAAAAAGTGCGTTGAAGGACCTGAGGTGAAAGCCATGGTTATTAAAATGGCCAACGAGGGTGCCGCTGCTCAAATCCAAGGAACACCCACTGTCTTTGTTAACGGCCGAGTGCTCAATGGCGGACAACTTTTGCCTGTCCTTGATGCTGCTTACAAGTCTTTGAAGAAGTAA
- a CDS encoding ChaN family lipoprotein, whose translation MTDLEKWIRIRKDLYLQMQKQVHHRLGENTPELMRYHKVYDQEFSKKWQAATKEDLWAQAAQSQVVLMGDFHALHQSQKAQARVLRGLPKGRKIILAVEFFEAADQERIDKYLSGKITEKEFLKGVQWQSRWGFPWEHYRPLLRWAQKNKIAVHGINKSYKKRNATTLKSRDVFAGKKISELVRANPEALVFVIYGDLHLASSHIPEEIIKCLGRPFAKKILRIFQNAEKIYFQLLKQELEATTDVVRLSQNTFCLMSVPPWVKWQNYLMYLEQTYDQGLYFDEDDDDDDDQLDYTDHVGRYVQIISEELGQPVSVAGLSVYTARDSAFWVQVREKCDAKTVKWVEAMIADEVSFYLPEIQGAYLARASVNHAASLAMQFVHAQLSGYKGMFTELPKDFLRLIWIEAVSYFGSKIINHKRKTDTIADIKSSLSAKGPSDLGKESLQLSLAQKMHELMVITGVPRHRLQAQPRKKWSYVMASRLLGGMMGERLYAGYHENLVSTKNILSFLKKPLSNENFEVAYYGILEVIESLPAPFLSKKEKL comes from the coding sequence TTGACTGATTTAGAAAAGTGGATTCGGATTCGCAAAGATCTGTACTTGCAAATGCAAAAGCAGGTTCATCATCGCCTCGGAGAGAATACTCCTGAGTTGATGCGTTATCATAAGGTCTATGACCAAGAGTTTTCTAAAAAATGGCAGGCTGCAACCAAGGAAGACCTGTGGGCGCAGGCGGCTCAGTCTCAGGTTGTGTTGATGGGGGATTTCCATGCCCTTCATCAGTCACAAAAAGCCCAAGCGCGGGTCCTGCGAGGGCTTCCAAAGGGACGAAAAATCATTTTGGCGGTTGAGTTTTTTGAGGCTGCAGATCAAGAGCGAATCGATAAGTATCTGTCGGGCAAGATCACTGAAAAAGAGTTTCTAAAAGGGGTTCAGTGGCAAAGTCGTTGGGGCTTCCCGTGGGAACACTATCGACCGCTTTTGCGTTGGGCTCAGAAAAATAAAATCGCAGTTCATGGAATTAACAAGAGTTATAAAAAGCGCAATGCAACCACTTTAAAATCCCGGGATGTTTTCGCCGGGAAAAAAATATCGGAGTTGGTGCGCGCCAATCCAGAGGCTCTTGTTTTTGTGATCTATGGTGATCTGCATCTAGCCAGCTCCCATATTCCCGAGGAAATAATCAAATGCTTGGGACGGCCTTTTGCGAAAAAGATTTTACGCATTTTCCAAAATGCTGAAAAAATCTATTTTCAGCTCCTAAAACAGGAATTGGAAGCCACGACAGACGTGGTTCGTTTGTCGCAGAACACCTTTTGTCTGATGAGTGTTCCTCCCTGGGTGAAGTGGCAGAACTACCTCATGTACTTGGAACAGACATATGACCAGGGCCTTTACTTTGATGAGGATGATGACGACGACGATGATCAGTTGGATTACACAGACCATGTGGGGCGTTATGTCCAGATCATCTCTGAGGAGTTGGGGCAGCCTGTTTCGGTGGCTGGATTGTCGGTCTACACGGCGAGGGATTCAGCTTTCTGGGTGCAGGTTCGCGAGAAGTGTGATGCAAAAACAGTAAAATGGGTTGAAGCCATGATTGCCGACGAGGTCTCGTTTTATTTGCCAGAGATCCAAGGGGCTTATTTGGCGCGGGCTTCGGTGAATCACGCCGCTTCGCTGGCAATGCAGTTTGTGCATGCGCAGCTCAGTGGATATAAGGGAATGTTCACCGAGCTGCCGAAGGACTTTTTAAGGTTGATTTGGATTGAAGCAGTTTCTTACTTCGGGTCAAAGATTATCAATCATAAGAGAAAGACGGACACCATCGCGGATATCAAATCAAGTTTGAGCGCAAAAGGGCCATCTGATTTAGGTAAGGAATCTTTGCAGTTGTCTCTTGCGCAAAAGATGCATGAATTGATGGTTATTACAGGGGTGCCGCGGCATCGTTTGCAAGCGCAGCCACGCAAAAAATGGAGCTATGTTATGGCCTCACGTCTTTTAGGCGGGATGATGGGGGAGAGGCTTTATGCGGGCTATCATGAAAATCTGGTGAGCACGAAAAACATTTTAAGCTTCTTGAAAAAACCTTTGAGTAATGAAAACTTTGAAGTGGCCTACTATGGAATCTTGGAAGTGATTGAATCTCTTCCAGCTCCGTTTTTGAGTAAGAAAGAAAAGCTATGA
- a CDS encoding DUF4339 domain-containing protein, which produces MNNKWYCHVNLKPQGPFSLEEVRAKVHKGEVGPQDLICDETSTWKPAMEWGIFEFQLFPASQGFIQGTEIADNVREWVLLVEQAVGVKPLQEGPFTVSELRESLINGNVSPYQYVWKTGLSGWCQLKDRPEFSMVISSERLSDPSLA; this is translated from the coding sequence ATGAATAACAAATGGTATTGTCATGTGAACTTAAAACCACAAGGTCCATTCTCTTTGGAGGAAGTTCGTGCCAAGGTTCATAAGGGTGAGGTTGGTCCGCAGGATTTAATTTGTGATGAGACAAGCACATGGAAACCGGCTATGGAGTGGGGGATTTTTGAGTTTCAACTTTTCCCTGCGTCTCAAGGTTTTATTCAAGGGACTGAAATTGCAGATAATGTGCGCGAATGGGTGCTGTTGGTGGAACAGGCTGTGGGAGTTAAACCTTTACAGGAGGGGCCATTCACGGTGAGTGAGTTGCGTGAATCGTTGATAAATGGAAATGTTTCTCCATATCAATATGTTTGGAAAACAGGATTGAGTGGATGGTGTCAACTCAAGGATCGGCCTGAGTTTTCGATGGTGATTAGTTCAGAGCGTCTTTCAGATCCTTCCCTGGCTTAA
- a CDS encoding HU family DNA-binding protein has translation MNKAQLIEIVAEKTKSTKSQSEQILDATLKTIQEALKKGDEVKLVGFGTFSKTTRKSRQGRNPKTGETVKIPSAHIPRFKPGKDLKDALN, from the coding sequence ATGAACAAAGCTCAACTGATTGAAATTGTCGCTGAAAAAACAAAGTCCACAAAATCTCAGTCTGAACAGATTTTGGATGCGACACTCAAAACCATTCAAGAAGCACTAAAAAAGGGCGATGAAGTTAAACTTGTGGGTTTTGGCACATTCTCAAAAACCACTAGAAAATCTCGCCAGGGCCGCAACCCTAAAACCGGCGAAACAGTAAAGATCCCCAGCGCCCATATCCCTCGCTTTAAGCCAGGGAAGGATCTGAAAGACGCTCTGAACTAA
- a CDS encoding tetratricopeptide repeat protein: MKNQNSLFVVFCLCLTVGLLGVYSVFIGYFNGHQEYEMRLSALRKQVDSEKFNNSLLSYQLKDFQQTVAQVLPDNKKLQAKYELKNLASSVRAPASDESIDLSPVLFEKGKKYFNSQSYDKAIRSFSDLVEKYPLSNHHVEARFFIAESYFLKKDFKSCLQEIDTMVSQYPDNDLTGFILLRMGQISEINNQTEEASEVYQAVQKNFKNDKLKQQARKLAQSVEFK; encoded by the coding sequence ATGAAAAACCAAAATTCATTATTTGTTGTTTTCTGCCTCTGTCTGACTGTGGGTCTGTTGGGTGTCTACAGTGTTTTTATTGGCTATTTCAATGGTCATCAAGAATATGAAATGCGCCTCTCTGCGCTTCGTAAGCAAGTCGACAGTGAGAAATTCAACAATTCACTTTTAAGCTATCAGCTGAAGGATTTTCAGCAAACGGTGGCTCAGGTTTTACCTGACAATAAAAAACTTCAAGCGAAGTATGAACTCAAGAATTTAGCTTCGTCAGTACGCGCTCCTGCCAGTGATGAGTCTATTGATCTCTCTCCAGTTCTATTTGAAAAAGGTAAGAAATACTTTAACTCCCAAAGCTACGACAAAGCGATTCGCTCATTTTCCGATTTAGTGGAAAAATACCCGCTTTCGAATCACCACGTTGAGGCTCGCTTTTTTATCGCCGAAAGTTACTTCTTAAAGAAGGACTTTAAGAGCTGTCTGCAAGAGATCGACACTATGGTGTCACAGTATCCTGATAATGATCTGACGGGTTTCATTCTTTTACGAATGGGGCAAATCAGTGAAATTAACAATCAGACTGAAGAGGCCTCAGAGGTTTATCAGGCAGTCCAGAAGAACTTCAAGAATGACAAGTTAAAGCAACAAGCCCGCAAACTTGCGCAAAGTGTTGAGTTCAAATGA